From Methanocella paludicola SANAE, a single genomic window includes:
- a CDS encoding PrsW family glutamic-type intramembrane protease, protein MAQDNRSISQQAQAVTVAPPAKAVSKPPAPVKLSKLAMIQIVAFIIIGIWSVINIALLMTNRITFQGIIWALWWPAIFLVQYTVLTTPWRAITVKEIGRMFLIGMGLVFFASYWSEQLMVAVITAFSDFNPLYIILRSSFVLGPGVNIMADVASPICEETVKILPVIIFLLIAGRGYWKRALGPLDVALLGGASGAGFFFMENIARVISGYWERLGPDRSSWVAGPGFNPFYIFPDAYHSGPSIWLGHPEATMFIGLALGYGLFIRKKFKLWPIIPAIAFVWVTWLHFMINGSDLLGDLWWGKIVLMLRLNGGLAIYALELGLLGALAIAMITKYLYLKNDKEATLAVVLKDLQAFIKATPGQPMVVAKKLWSLRHFWSFRHAVAYGRFYLKQQKPSQIKRKWVYWLADLREQALGRPKYVMRRKAAAPVKPVVTEDNPAS, encoded by the coding sequence ATGGCACAAGATAACCGATCAATAAGCCAGCAGGCACAGGCTGTGACCGTGGCGCCACCGGCAAAGGCTGTATCGAAGCCCCCGGCGCCCGTCAAGCTCAGCAAGCTGGCCATGATCCAGATCGTGGCATTCATCATAATCGGCATATGGAGCGTCATAAACATCGCCCTGCTCATGACGAACAGGATCACATTCCAGGGCATCATCTGGGCGCTCTGGTGGCCGGCCATATTCCTCGTACAGTACACGGTACTGACGACGCCGTGGCGCGCCATCACAGTAAAAGAGATCGGCAGGATGTTCCTCATCGGAATGGGGCTCGTGTTCTTCGCCTCGTACTGGAGCGAGCAGCTGATGGTCGCCGTCATAACGGCGTTCAGTGATTTTAACCCGCTCTACATAATCCTCCGATCAAGCTTCGTGCTCGGCCCGGGCGTGAACATCATGGCGGACGTCGCCTCGCCCATCTGCGAGGAGACGGTCAAGATCCTGCCCGTGATCATTTTCCTGTTAATTGCCGGCAGAGGCTACTGGAAGCGTGCCCTCGGGCCGCTCGATGTCGCCCTGCTCGGCGGCGCCTCAGGTGCCGGGTTCTTTTTCATGGAGAACATCGCCAGGGTCATATCCGGGTACTGGGAGCGCCTTGGCCCGGACAGGTCGTCCTGGGTGGCGGGCCCGGGATTCAACCCGTTCTACATATTCCCGGACGCATACCATAGTGGTCCGTCTATCTGGCTGGGCCACCCGGAGGCGACGATGTTCATCGGCCTCGCCCTCGGATACGGCCTGTTCATAAGGAAGAAGTTCAAGCTCTGGCCCATTATTCCGGCCATCGCGTTCGTCTGGGTCACCTGGCTGCACTTCATGATCAACGGGTCCGACCTGTTAGGCGATCTCTGGTGGGGTAAGATCGTATTAATGCTCCGCCTCAACGGCGGCCTGGCAATATATGCGCTTGAGCTTGGCTTGCTTGGCGCGCTCGCGATCGCGATGATAACCAAGTACCTGTACCTGAAGAACGACAAAGAGGCTACTCTGGCGGTCGTATTAAAGGACCTCCAGGCATTCATAAAGGCGACCCCCGGCCAGCCGATGGTCGTCGCGAAGAAGCTGTGGAGCCTGAGGCACTTCTGGTCGTTCCGCCACGCGGTCGCCTACGGCCGGTTCTACTTGAAGCAGCAGAAGCCTTCCCAGATCAAGCGTAAATGGGTCTACTGGCTCGCGGACCTGCGTGAGCAGGCGCTTGGCAGGCCCAAGTATGTTATGCGCAGAAAAGCGGCAGCACCGGTTAAACCTGTAGTAACGGAAGATAATCCTGCCTCTTGA
- a CDS encoding glycosyltransferase, which yields MKEFGVIGLGSVGWSVIHGLSQYYSYAGYDILNEYKWEPILDTKIVFICVGTPLGNDGRLDCSNVREVIRKLFEDHYKGVVVVKSTVSIGFMDAATRDFLGIRLVYMPEFLREKNSYSWFIKPDRIVVSGKQKDIEEALSFFTWIEDAVIIKTDFRNAETGKLAHNSYIATKVSFTNEMEYICKSVGADAHDVMKIVSTDRRVMCSEHLTPGLGPYGGKCVLKDMSELTNSTKSDFLISVRNVNDRCKTPETINKFQPVIVIIPTKNRPLKLERALSSIIEQTYHPELVIVINDPVSDATATTRIVTSKFTRDLPVIQLVNNRSRNISGAINTGLEYVQYRFDIKNSFVALLDDDDWWDKKYLENCVKFAHEYDSDWVISGLIRHDNKSPEGCFQDIPNNIEVSKFLVTNPNIQNSNLFVRASKLISIGGYDENLVSTTDRDICIRLLQSNSVHYTFLRNHLVHHDASDDPGRLSHPGSLIKKKGLNEFYHKYSCLMSGEQKSQFKERAKILFKVEIQETV from the coding sequence ATGAAAGAATTTGGAGTCATCGGCCTGGGTTCTGTTGGCTGGTCAGTCATACATGGGCTTAGTCAATACTATTCTTATGCCGGTTACGATATTTTAAATGAATATAAATGGGAACCGATCTTAGACACAAAAATCGTTTTTATTTGTGTAGGAACCCCACTGGGAAATGATGGTAGATTAGATTGTAGCAATGTCCGAGAGGTCATAAGAAAATTATTCGAGGACCACTACAAGGGCGTCGTCGTTGTTAAAAGCACGGTATCTATCGGTTTCATGGATGCTGCGACTCGTGACTTTCTAGGAATACGCCTTGTCTATATGCCAGAATTTTTACGCGAAAAGAACAGCTACTCATGGTTTATCAAGCCTGACAGAATAGTTGTTTCTGGAAAACAAAAAGACATAGAAGAAGCGCTTTCCTTTTTCACATGGATTGAGGACGCGGTGATTATTAAGACCGATTTTAGGAATGCTGAAACTGGAAAGCTGGCACATAATTCTTATATCGCGACGAAAGTCAGCTTTACGAATGAGATGGAATATATCTGTAAATCTGTTGGAGCTGATGCACATGATGTCATGAAGATCGTATCGACTGATCGTCGGGTCATGTGTAGCGAACATCTAACTCCTGGACTTGGGCCATATGGCGGTAAATGTGTGCTCAAGGATATGAGCGAGTTAACTAATTCGACAAAAAGCGATTTTTTAATATCTGTACGTAATGTCAACGATCGATGTAAAACCCCGGAAACAATAAATAAGTTCCAGCCTGTAATCGTCATTATCCCGACTAAAAATAGGCCACTGAAACTCGAAAGGGCGCTCTCATCAATTATTGAACAGACGTATCATCCCGAATTAGTAATAGTTATCAACGACCCAGTAAGTGACGCAACGGCCACTACACGAATAGTAACCTCAAAATTTACTCGAGATTTACCTGTAATACAATTAGTTAATAATCGTTCGAGAAATATTTCGGGTGCCATTAATACCGGCCTTGAATATGTCCAGTATAGGTTTGATATTAAAAATTCTTTTGTAGCATTACTGGATGATGACGATTGGTGGGACAAGAAATATCTCGAGAATTGTGTAAAATTCGCCCATGAATACGATAGCGACTGGGTGATATCGGGGCTAATTCGACACGACAACAAGTCTCCCGAAGGATGCTTCCAAGATATTCCAAATAACATTGAGGTATCCAAATTTTTGGTCACTAATCCCAACATTCAAAATTCAAACCTCTTCGTCAGGGCTAGTAAATTAATATCTATAGGAGGATACGATGAGAATCTCGTCAGTACGACAGACCGTGATATTTGCATTCGCCTTCTGCAATCCAACAGTGTCCATTATACATTTCTCCGAAACCACCTGGTCCACCATGATGCATCGGATGACCCCGGGCGACTATCTCATCCCGGGTCATTGATTAAAAAGAAGGGGCTGAACGAGTTCTATCATAAGTACTCCTGTTTAATGTCGGGTGAGCAGAAGTCACAGTTCAAGGAGAGGGCAAAGATCCTATTTAAGGTTGAGATACAGGAGACGGTATAA
- a CDS encoding radical SAM protein, whose translation MDTYCPDLWTSLTIDNQGNVYSCCLIKPARLGNIYRAKLESLVNYPAIVEERQNSLNGKLQCYENCNWVKKDELSGEHIASSKVEYDKMSYLHLNFGERCNISCIMCNQRKRVSKNPWILDPEVLKKNINLKPFSDIVIQGGEPLFIKECLEYLSYLGSIGKKYTLLTNGLLINDLIADQLSMDAKIVCISLNAATKNTHEYVNRGSKWDIILDNIKRLKEARSRNNSRVEIWGRMTITASSLHEIPLYLKIWKTLGFDHINFGYDRQTVPSYLKSNPHFYQQLRKEVTSVLARADLSTMDIYRLKYLGLAEEGV comes from the coding sequence ATGGATACTTATTGCCCCGACCTCTGGACTAGCCTCACCATCGATAACCAGGGAAACGTATACAGCTGCTGCCTGATCAAACCCGCACGCCTGGGAAATATATACCGGGCGAAACTCGAGAGTCTCGTTAACTATCCGGCGATCGTGGAAGAACGGCAAAATTCGTTGAACGGAAAATTACAGTGTTATGAGAACTGTAATTGGGTTAAAAAAGACGAATTATCAGGGGAACATATCGCCAGTAGTAAAGTCGAATATGATAAGATGTCTTATCTTCATTTGAACTTTGGCGAGAGATGCAATATATCCTGTATCATGTGCAATCAAAGAAAGAGAGTATCGAAAAATCCATGGATACTGGACCCTGAAGTTCTCAAAAAAAACATTAATTTGAAGCCATTCTCGGATATTGTGATACAGGGCGGTGAACCCCTTTTTATAAAAGAATGCCTTGAGTATTTAAGCTATCTCGGGAGTATCGGTAAAAAATACACCTTATTAACAAATGGTCTTTTGATCAATGACCTGATAGCCGATCAGCTTTCTATGGATGCGAAAATCGTCTGTATTTCCTTGAATGCGGCAACAAAAAATACGCATGAGTATGTTAATCGAGGCTCAAAATGGGACATTATACTGGATAATATAAAGAGGTTAAAAGAGGCCAGATCGCGTAATAATTCCCGTGTGGAGATATGGGGGAGGATGACAATAACGGCGTCGTCGCTCCATGAGATACCTCTATATTTAAAAATCTGGAAGACTCTTGGATTTGATCATATCAATTTTGGCTATGATCGCCAAACTGTGCCCTCGTACTTAAAAAGTAACCCACATTTTTATCAACAATTGAGAAAGGAGGTCACATCCGTACTGGCCAGGGCTGACCTATCGACGATGGATATCTATCGGCTTAAATATCTAGGCCTAGCTGAAGAAGGCGTATAA
- a CDS encoding glycosyltransferase family 2 protein encodes MDLSIVIRCGDDRRVFDCINSIDEHVGIIVALSENAMLQKELEEKKIKYCITPRHNLSQTSNIGIDKAIYEKVILTDSDTQFEPGCIRELYHALDQYPIARARINFETDSDKYSSRLVSEARDYVNSLPVVYTPGIAFRKSIVKHIGGFMFNDLVPYAVDADLNYRLGKTDLPVKFIDNLGLKHNAESMRHDLKAAFRIGRGCAISYLSLRRLKQYSSIRWYDLKGVKLQSLGDVLMKKGLIVALYQVIWDAFYWTGYAGQRLRGV; translated from the coding sequence ATGGACTTATCCATTGTAATACGCTGTGGAGATGACCGACGTGTATTTGACTGCATAAATAGCATCGACGAACATGTTGGCATAATCGTGGCGCTAAGCGAAAATGCGATGCTACAGAAAGAGCTCGAAGAAAAAAAGATCAAGTATTGCATTACTCCCCGACATAATCTATCTCAAACATCCAATATCGGGATTGATAAAGCAATATATGAGAAAGTCATACTAACCGATTCGGATACACAATTTGAACCCGGATGTATACGGGAATTATATCATGCGCTCGACCAATATCCAATCGCACGAGCACGAATTAATTTCGAGACAGATAGCGATAAATATTCATCGAGGCTTGTTTCCGAAGCCCGAGATTATGTAAATTCACTTCCTGTCGTTTATACTCCGGGGATCGCTTTCCGTAAAAGTATTGTAAAACATATCGGCGGATTCATGTTCAACGACCTCGTGCCTTATGCCGTCGATGCCGATCTTAATTATCGTTTGGGCAAAACAGACCTTCCTGTCAAATTCATCGATAATCTCGGATTAAAACATAATGCCGAGAGCATGAGGCATGACCTGAAGGCCGCATTCAGAATTGGTCGTGGGTGCGCAATTAGTTATCTGAGCTTAAGAAGGCTCAAGCAATATTCGAGTATACGATGGTATGACCTGAAAGGCGTTAAACTTCAAAGCCTGGGAGATGTCCTCATGAAGAAGGGGCTTATTGTCGCATTGTATCAGGTTATATGGGACGCATTTTACTGGACAGGATACGCAGGTCAAAGGCTGAGGGGCGTATAA
- a CDS encoding histidine phosphatase family protein: MSDSTIGPSEKVRFDTTLSLIKQQYPDSYFRLLGSGHESVILTDNRFTYKIFDNPDFKYKSLLQDFKIRFANSKRFLCILDILDIDGIPILKYEYEDSTEYTGGHEEEIIDFLVECKKYGVVCWDVKPRNFRIFKNGLRFIDYGWDIKPYNFKDFVFMVQRTYLSLRYPTATNFKELAHEALTNWELHELDGFPNFFNKVYERVLNTQIVCEYPIKYDHKKEYRSMIGDLLNKFAMGNERTIEHISPGTEPLDIVPNSINMTGPLDNLSNYAPVNVFISNCVIDLKKDQLVDYITSVKKCLVPNGLFILILPDQFYSYSIEELQLHDIRTLITKAGFSILSEDESPYYTEIYGNFKTDTLILTNRLAQTGNERISLIIKACYQDGANLERQVQHIVSQCKQPRSFLETIIVIDPKKDHFLRQFDEPSIDKTYRVLENLKMRSVIDNYYTAPDNTEQIRKINQRWFNLECSNSHSIQNIPITPQIYAFELARGDYILQADCDVMIGRRDREHDFIGDMISALKNNPDAISVSFNIAHDPDSKVNDYTSPGNGEYKPEVRFCLFDKDRLFKLRPFPNELIDGRLRLSWYQSIYEFQKRNGFVSLRGGDPRSFYVHPPNEYKRYEFTWLSIRERIGSGNIPDIQFENFDLVGIYEDWCLPKREEPYIFIICGRNITPAKFYRCWQSLKNQSRPYWGAIIIDDASTNGLPDYIGLLVKPYASKVTFIKNPSRKGVLQNIYDAIKNYCSNPYSVIIILDADDMLIGNSALNTIHRHYIAGADMTSGSTIRMDKGYYDYKPDFAHPRNHRGGDVWMHIRTFRKYLFDRIAQDDFINNGKWVDKFTELTYMVPIAEMASNPHHIKVPLYLWEPTQARNKLHYKMNRETNDFITSRKPYNKVIKPSITAISPPGEIINSLQPGQLIFIRHAERVRSDGRKDIISDDVPLTNDGAIDCKTFGKHLPIKLDLIITSPALRAVQTAENIRAGNGSDCKIIPLESLRRLKIFNYKEWRRLKNKKGWHGTIQEWVAGKISDKVIYPYDSTIIEIIKSLNIEMDKHHSQNILVVSHNHVIDLLYYYYFNYLAKNVFHLNGFVIDRNEILSGHDKLEVDQ, encoded by the coding sequence ATGTCAGACTCAACCATAGGGCCTTCCGAAAAAGTGCGTTTCGATACGACACTATCCCTGATAAAGCAACAATACCCGGATTCTTATTTCAGGTTACTAGGCAGCGGCCATGAATCCGTTATCCTTACGGATAATAGATTCACGTATAAAATATTCGATAACCCGGATTTTAAATACAAGTCTTTACTACAGGATTTTAAAATACGCTTCGCGAACTCGAAAAGATTTCTCTGTATCCTAGATATCCTGGATATTGATGGAATTCCTATTTTAAAATACGAGTATGAAGATTCCACAGAATATACGGGCGGTCACGAAGAGGAAATCATCGATTTTTTAGTCGAATGTAAGAAATATGGGGTCGTGTGCTGGGACGTCAAACCTCGTAATTTCCGAATTTTTAAGAATGGCTTACGATTCATCGATTATGGATGGGACATCAAGCCATACAATTTTAAAGATTTTGTTTTCATGGTCCAGCGCACCTATCTAAGTCTAAGATACCCTACAGCCACAAATTTTAAAGAGCTGGCGCACGAGGCCCTGACGAACTGGGAGCTTCACGAGCTGGATGGATTTCCCAATTTTTTTAATAAAGTCTATGAGCGTGTATTAAACACACAGATTGTATGTGAATATCCAATTAAGTATGACCATAAAAAAGAGTATAGATCTATGATAGGTGATTTGCTGAATAAATTTGCGATGGGAAATGAACGTACTATCGAGCATATATCCCCAGGAACGGAGCCTTTGGATATAGTCCCAAATTCAATTAATATGACCGGTCCATTAGATAACCTATCAAACTATGCTCCAGTCAATGTTTTCATATCCAATTGTGTGATAGATTTAAAGAAGGATCAACTGGTCGATTATATCACATCAGTTAAAAAATGTTTAGTACCAAATGGCCTTTTTATCCTAATATTGCCAGATCAATTTTATTCGTATAGCATAGAAGAACTCCAGTTACATGATATTAGAACGTTGATAACGAAAGCCGGGTTTTCGATTTTAAGTGAGGACGAATCGCCCTATTATACGGAAATTTATGGAAATTTTAAAACCGACACATTAATATTAACCAACCGGTTGGCACAGACAGGAAATGAGCGAATAAGCCTGATAATTAAAGCATGCTACCAGGATGGGGCTAACCTGGAACGGCAAGTTCAGCATATAGTATCACAGTGTAAGCAACCTCGATCATTCTTGGAAACAATCATTGTTATCGATCCCAAGAAGGATCATTTCCTGCGCCAGTTCGATGAGCCCTCTATCGATAAGACATATCGAGTGCTGGAAAATCTAAAGATGAGGTCGGTGATTGATAATTATTATACTGCGCCTGATAACACAGAACAAATCCGGAAAATAAACCAGCGATGGTTTAACCTCGAATGCTCCAATTCACATAGTATTCAAAATATACCAATAACACCTCAAATATACGCTTTTGAGCTAGCCCGGGGAGATTATATCCTGCAGGCTGATTGCGACGTTATGATTGGCCGCCGGGACCGAGAGCATGACTTTATCGGCGATATGATCTCCGCATTAAAAAATAACCCCGATGCAATATCGGTCTCTTTTAATATCGCTCACGATCCTGATTCAAAAGTCAACGATTATACGTCTCCGGGTAATGGCGAGTATAAGCCCGAAGTACGATTTTGCTTATTCGACAAAGATCGTCTCTTCAAGTTAAGGCCGTTCCCGAATGAGCTTATTGATGGCCGGTTACGGTTATCTTGGTATCAATCGATTTATGAATTCCAGAAAAGGAATGGATTCGTGTCTCTACGCGGGGGAGATCCTAGATCCTTCTATGTCCATCCGCCCAATGAATATAAGCGTTATGAATTTACCTGGCTATCTATTCGGGAAAGAATTGGGTCCGGCAATATTCCGGACATCCAGTTTGAAAATTTTGACCTCGTTGGCATCTATGAGGACTGGTGTTTGCCAAAGAGGGAAGAGCCCTATATCTTCATCATCTGCGGCCGAAATATCACTCCGGCAAAATTCTATCGCTGCTGGCAATCCTTAAAAAACCAATCCCGGCCATACTGGGGTGCGATCATCATCGACGACGCGTCGACAAATGGATTACCTGATTACATAGGGCTGCTGGTAAAACCATATGCAAGCAAAGTAACTTTCATCAAGAACCCCTCTCGAAAAGGCGTTCTCCAAAATATTTATGACGCAATAAAAAATTATTGTTCGAACCCCTATTCCGTTATCATCATTCTGGATGCCGATGATATGTTGATCGGCAATAGTGCGCTTAATACGATCCATCGCCATTATATCGCCGGAGCTGATATGACCTCCGGCTCGACCATTCGAATGGATAAGGGATATTATGACTATAAACCGGATTTTGCACATCCGAGAAATCACCGAGGTGGCGATGTCTGGATGCATATCAGGACATTTAGAAAATATCTATTCGATAGGATTGCTCAGGATGATTTCATTAATAATGGCAAGTGGGTCGATAAATTCACCGAACTTACATATATGGTCCCGATCGCCGAAATGGCAAGCAATCCTCATCACATTAAAGTGCCATTGTACCTGTGGGAACCTACTCAAGCGAGAAACAAATTACATTATAAAATGAATCGGGAAACGAACGATTTTATTACGTCTAGGAAGCCCTATAATAAAGTAATAAAGCCTAGTATAACGGCCATATCTCCACCGGGGGAAATCATAAATAGCCTTCAACCGGGGCAGCTTATTTTCATCCGCCATGCAGAACGAGTGCGCTCTGATGGAAGAAAAGATATTATATCAGATGATGTCCCGCTGACAAATGACGGCGCAATTGATTGTAAAACCTTCGGAAAACATTTACCGATTAAGCTGGATCTTATAATTACGAGCCCGGCGCTCCGGGCAGTTCAAACCGCGGAAAATATACGTGCAGGGAACGGTTCGGATTGTAAAATTATCCCGCTTGAAAGCCTGAGGCGATTAAAAATATTTAATTATAAGGAATGGAGACGATTAAAAAATAAAAAGGGTTGGCATGGGACGATTCAAGAATGGGTAGCTGGTAAAATTAGTGATAAAGTGATTTATCCCTATGACTCAACTATAATTGAGATTATTAAGTCTTTAAACATCGAAATGGATAAACATCACTCGCAAAACATACTAGTAGTATCGCATAACCATGTGATTGACCTTCTTTATTATTACTATTTTAATTACTTAGCAAAGAACGTATTCCACCTGAATGGATTTGTTATTGATAGGAATGAAATTTTATCCGGCCATGATAAATTAGAGGTGGACCAATAA
- a CDS encoding radical SAM protein, translating to MRCNSYTKLSDSAYKLTNLIRISKPITKIFGPEYTTSLDNIEIDITFKCNLKCYNCDRSCTQAPSELTMSLEQIRKFIDESISNDKHWSRIRVLGGEPTLHPDIDKILKILLDYKENYSPTTWLELTTNNFGPEVNRKLLKVPRKIYVNNTRKMGRFQKKFEAFNLAPCDNRIYAFTDFTNACWITNDCGMGLNRYGYYQCGAAGSIDRVFGMNIGLKKLPVYQSEFYDQKTNLCSLCGHFARRRFVPGNLCKPVNGEPKSNRWILAYENYSKQPTLSLY from the coding sequence ATGAGATGTAATTCTTATACGAAATTATCAGATTCGGCGTATAAGCTTACTAACCTTATAAGAATATCCAAACCAATTACAAAGATATTTGGACCAGAATATACTACTTCCCTCGATAACATTGAAATCGACATCACGTTCAAGTGTAACCTTAAATGTTACAACTGTGACCGTTCCTGCACACAAGCGCCTAGTGAATTGACGATGTCGCTAGAACAAATAAGAAAATTCATCGATGAGAGTATTTCGAATGATAAGCATTGGTCCCGGATACGTGTTCTGGGCGGCGAACCGACATTACATCCGGATATCGACAAAATTTTAAAAATTTTACTTGACTATAAAGAGAATTATTCGCCCACGACCTGGCTTGAACTCACCACAAATAATTTTGGTCCTGAGGTCAATAGAAAATTGCTAAAGGTGCCAAGGAAAATATACGTCAATAACACCCGGAAAATGGGTCGATTCCAGAAAAAATTCGAAGCCTTTAATCTTGCGCCTTGCGACAATAGGATATATGCATTTACCGATTTTACTAATGCGTGCTGGATAACAAATGATTGTGGTATGGGATTAAACCGTTATGGCTACTATCAATGTGGTGCGGCGGGATCTATTGATCGAGTATTTGGCATGAATATTGGTTTGAAGAAATTGCCAGTGTATCAATCTGAATTTTACGATCAAAAAACGAATTTATGCTCTTTATGTGGCCATTTTGCACGACGTAGATTTGTGCCAGGAAATTTGTGTAAGCCTGTAAATGGAGAGCCAAAATCAAATAGATGGATATTAGCTTATGAGAATTATTCGAAGCAACCAACATTAAGCTTATATTAA